A section of the Saccopteryx leptura isolate mSacLep1 chromosome 4, mSacLep1_pri_phased_curated, whole genome shotgun sequence genome encodes:
- the LOC136404328 gene encoding hepatitis A virus cellular receptor 1-like — protein sequence MRTQLTVAHVGQSESQGTWAKCCAGLGFTIPLHQRYPHHHHLPSITITLIFLTTSMITTVISSTTSIIPTITATITIPSTTFIIITVPIISVISTVPITTSTTPPISVIITTTLTVTIPSTTFIIITVPIISVISTVPITTSTTPPISVIITTTLTVTIPSTTFIIITVPIISVISTVPITTSTTPPISVIITTTLTVTIPSTTFIIITVPIISVISTIPITTSTTPPISVIITTTLTVTIASSSSSPPS from the coding sequence ATGAGGACACAGCTTACCGTGGCTCATGTGGGCCAGAGTGAGAGTCAGGGGACCTGGGCCAAGTGCTGTGCTGGACTTGGCTTTACCATCCCCCTCCACCAGCGCTatcctcaccaccaccatctcccctccatcaccatcacccTCATCTTCCTCACCACTTCCATGATCACTACCGTCATCTCCTCCACTACCTCCATCATCCCCACCATTACAGCCACCATCACCATCCCCTCTaccaccttcatcatcatcactgtTCCTATCATCTCCGTCATTTCCACCGTCCCCATCACTACTTCCACCACTCCTCCCATCTCTGTCATTATCACTACCACCCTCACGGTCACCATCCCCTCCaccaccttcatcatcatcactgtTCCTATCATCTCTGTCATTTCTACCGTCCCCATCACTACTTCCACCACTCCTCCCATCTCTGTCATTATCACTACCACCCTCACGGTCACCATCCCCTCCaccaccttcatcatcatcactgtTCCTATCATCTCTGTCATTTCCACCGTCCCCATCACTACTTCCACCACTCCTCCCATCTCTGTCATTATCACTACCACCCTCACGGTCACCATCCCCTCCaccaccttcatcatcatcactgtTCCTATCATCTCTGTCATTTCCACCATCCCCATCACTACTTCCACCACTCCTCCCATCTCTGTCATTATCACTACCACCCTCACGGTCACCATCgcctcctccagctcctcacctccatcctga